In Pseudomonas asiatica, the following are encoded in one genomic region:
- a CDS encoding YhdP family protein, producing the protein MAMGRLNRVLVALTRWGLGVCALLAVLVALYVSLGRELVPLVAEYRADVESKAEQALGLPVHVGALEGRWSGLAPVLRVRDLQLGDGATALRLDDVKVVPDVWASLTAREVRLARIQLGGLQLILRENEQGAWNLEGLPKKDDAPLDPAELLQRLRQLGRIDVFDSQVTLHPWQRDPLTLTYVSVGLQAGASRHALDLRATLPDGQPLSLNLRSRATPSAWRDGKVEAYLSLPQSDWARWLPPRLLGQWHADALRAGGEFWVDWSKGQLQQAVVRLNAPELHGAYAGRKAARLNNLALGAWFLRQEQGFDVVVDSLAMDVGKTRWESHLQLQQRPGEDAAAESWNVQADRLDLTPLTPLVDALAPLPDKVMAVVDGLNVTGALRNVRLVARPKAEGDQRLQFEANLEKVGFDAYHNAPAAGNVSGSISGDLGHGELRLDTDAFMLHLYPIFAKPWHYQKANAHLTWALDKEGFTLVAPYLKVLGEEGKIAGDFLIRLLFEEGREDYMDLRVGLTEGDGRYTAKYLPEVLSPALDEWLRSAIVKGTVDEGYFQYQGSLNHGVAPEARSISLFFKVRDAALDFQPGWPQVQHVDGDVFIEDSGVRVKAQRGVLLDTKVSNVSVDIPHVDEGQQSHLYLDGDFDGSLGDGLKILKEAPIGTGEIFAGWEGEGPLKGKVKLDIPLARGQRPKVQVDFATDDARLKVAPPSLELSRLKGDFSFDLDKGLSGKGISLQAFGKPVTAQITAEGQPGQMQTRVNASGQVSLKALTDWLQFKQALPASGDLPYQLQVSLGSRDNRLSVDSSLRGLAIDLPAPFGKAAADTRDTRFSMTLQGPERRFDVAYTDLARFAYAAPAEKLGQGRGELLLGTGNAQVPAGQGLRVRGHLETLDLGPWQEQAARLAGDDPGGSARQNLQGVDLSIGQLKAFGLDLNQAVVRLARGGPAWDLRFDSKEVIGNARVPDAKGAPMVVRMQTLRLPAASAAEKQAEAQAEEGPDPLASFDPRKVPALDLSIDKLYRGDDLYGSASLKLRPTARGVTASDIDLDFKGLRIDGGGGWEGEPGSTSSWYKGRLDGKNLADVLKAWGFAPTVTSRDFRLDVDGRWPGSPASVSLKRFSGSMDAALRTGQFVEVEGSAQALRVFGLLNFNSIGRRLRLDFSDLFDKGLAYDRVKGLLVASDGVYVTREPIAVTGPSSNFELDGTLDLVRDRVDANLQVNLPVTNNLPLAALIVGAPAVGGALFLVDRLIGDRVSRFASVHYRVEGPVKEPRITFVKPFEKSR; encoded by the coding sequence ATGGCCATGGGACGTCTGAACCGCGTTCTTGTCGCCTTGACCCGCTGGGGGCTGGGCGTTTGCGCCCTGCTGGCGGTGCTGGTGGCACTGTATGTCAGCCTCGGCCGCGAACTGGTGCCGTTGGTGGCCGAGTATCGCGCCGATGTGGAAAGCAAGGCCGAGCAGGCTTTGGGCCTGCCCGTGCACGTTGGTGCCCTGGAAGGCCGCTGGAGCGGCCTGGCACCGGTGCTGCGGGTGCGCGACCTGCAACTGGGCGATGGGGCGACGGCCCTGCGCCTGGACGACGTCAAGGTAGTCCCCGATGTCTGGGCCAGCCTCACTGCCCGAGAAGTACGCCTGGCACGCATTCAGTTGGGCGGCCTGCAGTTGATCCTGCGCGAGAACGAGCAGGGCGCCTGGAACCTCGAAGGCCTGCCGAAGAAGGACGATGCGCCGCTCGACCCCGCCGAGTTGTTGCAGCGCCTGCGCCAGTTGGGCCGCATCGATGTGTTCGACAGTCAGGTCACCCTGCACCCCTGGCAGCGCGACCCGTTGACCCTCACTTATGTGAGCGTTGGCCTGCAGGCCGGAGCTTCGCGCCATGCCCTGGATCTGCGCGCGACCCTTCCCGATGGCCAACCGCTTTCGCTGAACCTGCGCAGTCGTGCCACGCCCAGCGCCTGGCGCGACGGCAAGGTCGAAGCCTACCTGAGCCTGCCACAGAGTGACTGGGCGCGTTGGCTGCCGCCACGCCTGCTGGGCCAGTGGCATGCCGACGCCCTGCGGGCGGGCGGCGAGTTCTGGGTCGACTGGAGCAAGGGGCAGTTGCAGCAGGCCGTTGTACGCCTCAATGCACCGGAGCTGCACGGTGCCTATGCCGGGCGCAAGGCGGCCAGGCTGAACAACCTGGCGCTGGGTGCCTGGTTCCTGCGCCAGGAACAAGGCTTCGATGTGGTAGTCGACTCCCTGGCCATGGACGTCGGCAAGACCCGTTGGGAGTCGCACCTGCAATTGCAGCAGCGTCCAGGCGAGGACGCTGCCGCGGAAAGCTGGAACGTGCAGGCCGACCGCCTCGACCTCACGCCGTTGACACCGCTCGTCGATGCCCTGGCGCCACTGCCGGACAAGGTCATGGCCGTGGTCGATGGCCTGAATGTGACCGGCGCGTTGCGCAATGTGCGTCTGGTAGCCCGGCCCAAGGCTGAGGGTGACCAGCGCCTGCAGTTCGAAGCCAACCTGGAGAAGGTCGGTTTCGATGCCTATCACAATGCCCCGGCAGCCGGTAACGTCAGCGGCAGCATCAGCGGAGACCTTGGTCATGGCGAACTGCGCCTTGATACCGATGCGTTCATGCTGCACCTGTACCCGATCTTCGCCAAACCCTGGCATTACCAGAAGGCCAATGCGCACCTGACCTGGGCCCTGGACAAGGAGGGTTTCACCCTGGTCGCGCCCTACCTCAAGGTACTGGGCGAGGAGGGCAAGATCGCCGGTGACTTCCTCATTCGCCTGTTGTTCGAAGAAGGCCGTGAAGACTACATGGACCTGCGCGTCGGCCTGACCGAAGGCGATGGCCGCTACACCGCCAAGTACCTGCCCGAGGTGCTCAGCCCGGCACTCGACGAATGGCTGCGCAGTGCGATCGTCAAAGGCACGGTGGACGAAGGCTACTTCCAGTACCAAGGCTCGCTGAACCATGGTGTCGCGCCGGAAGCCCGCAGCATCAGCCTGTTCTTCAAGGTGCGTGATGCAGCCCTGGACTTCCAGCCGGGCTGGCCGCAGGTGCAGCACGTGGATGGCGATGTGTTCATCGAGGACAGTGGTGTGCGCGTCAAGGCCCAGCGTGGCGTACTCCTCGACACCAAGGTCAGTAATGTGAGCGTCGATATCCCGCATGTCGACGAGGGCCAGCAAAGCCACCTGTACCTCGATGGTGACTTCGACGGGAGCTTGGGCGATGGCCTGAAGATCCTCAAGGAGGCTCCAATCGGCACCGGCGAGATATTTGCCGGCTGGGAGGGTGAGGGGCCGCTCAAGGGCAAGGTCAAGCTCGACATTCCGCTGGCTCGCGGGCAGCGGCCGAAAGTGCAGGTAGACTTTGCCACCGACGATGCGCGATTGAAGGTTGCGCCGCCGAGCCTGGAGTTGAGCCGCCTGAAGGGTGACTTCAGTTTCGATTTGGACAAGGGCCTGAGCGGCAAGGGCATCAGCCTGCAGGCCTTCGGCAAGCCGGTGACGGCGCAAATCACCGCCGAAGGCCAGCCCGGGCAGATGCAGACACGCGTCAACGCCAGCGGCCAGGTGTCGCTCAAGGCACTGACCGACTGGCTGCAGTTCAAGCAGGCCTTGCCGGCGTCCGGCGACCTGCCTTACCAGTTGCAGGTCAGCCTGGGTAGCCGGGACAACCGCCTGAGTGTCGATTCCAGCCTCAGGGGCTTGGCCATAGACCTGCCGGCACCGTTCGGCAAGGCAGCGGCCGATACCCGTGACACACGCTTCAGCATGACCCTCCAGGGGCCGGAGCGGCGCTTCGATGTCGCCTACACCGACCTTGCCCGCTTTGCCTACGCCGCGCCGGCCGAGAAGCTGGGGCAGGGCCGTGGCGAGTTGCTGCTGGGCACCGGTAACGCCCAGGTACCTGCCGGCCAGGGCCTGCGAGTGCGCGGGCACCTGGAGACGCTGGACCTGGGGCCCTGGCAGGAACAGGCGGCGCGCCTGGCCGGCGATGACCCGGGCGGTAGCGCGAGGCAGAACCTGCAAGGCGTAGACCTGAGCATCGGCCAGCTGAAAGCCTTTGGCCTGGACCTGAACCAGGCCGTGGTGCGCCTGGCCCGTGGCGGCCCCGCCTGGGATCTGCGCTTCGATAGCAAGGAAGTCATCGGCAACGCCCGGGTGCCGGATGCCAAGGGCGCGCCAATGGTGGTGCGCATGCAGACCTTGCGCCTGCCCGCCGCCAGCGCGGCGGAAAAGCAGGCAGAGGCACAGGCCGAGGAGGGCCCGGACCCGCTGGCTTCGTTCGACCCGCGCAAGGTTCCGGCGCTGGACCTGAGCATTGACAAGCTCTATCGCGGTGACGACCTGTACGGCAGTGCGTCGCTCAAGCTGCGGCCGACCGCGCGTGGCGTGACCGCCAGCGATATAGACCTCGACTTCAAAGGCCTGCGTATCGATGGTGGCGGTGGCTGGGAAGGCGAACCGGGCAGCACCAGCAGCTGGTACAAAGGGCGCCTGGACGGCAAGAACCTGGCGGATGTGCTCAAGGCCTGGGGCTTTGCACCGACCGTGACCAGCCGCGACTTCCGCCTGGATGTGGATGGCCGCTGGCCGGGTTCGCCGGCCTCGGTGAGCCTCAAGCGCTTCTCTGGCAGCATGGACGCAGCACTGCGCACCGGCCAGTTCGTGGAGGTCGAAGGCAGTGCCCAGGCGCTGCGGGTGTTCGGCCTGCTGAACTTCAACTCCATCGGTCGGCGCTTGCGCCTGGACTTCTCCGACCTGTTCGACAAGGGCCTGGCCTACGACCGTGTCAAAGGTTTGCTGGTAGCCAGTGACGGTGTCTATGTGACCCGCGAGCCAATCGCTGTGACCGGCCCGTCGAGCAACTTCGAGCTGGACGGTACCCTGGACCTGGTACGCGACCGGGTCGATGCCAACCTGCAGGTGAACCTGCCAGTGACCAACAACTTGCCGCTGGCGGCCTTGATTGTCGGCGCGCCGGCCGTGGGCGGGGCGCTGTTCCTGGTGGACCGGCTGATCGGTGACCGGGTGTCACGCTTCGCCAGCGTGCACTACCGTGTCGAAGGTCCGGTGAAAGAGCCTAGAATCACATTTGTGAAACCTTTCGAGAAATCCCGCTAG
- a CDS encoding superoxide dismutase: MPHTLPALPYAYAALEPHIDAQTMEIHHTKHHQTYVTGLNTAIEGTEWAEWPVEKLLGAVGQLPENLRGAVTNHGGGHANHSLFWTVMSPHGGGEPQGALAQAIDAQLGGFDAFKEAFTKAALTRFGSGWAWLSVTPQKTLVVESSGNQDSPLMHGNTPILGLDVWEHAYYLKYQNRRPEYIGAFYNVIDWAEVERRYLETLK, from the coding sequence ATGCCCCATACCTTGCCTGCACTGCCTTACGCTTACGCTGCGCTGGAACCGCACATCGACGCGCAGACCATGGAAATCCACCACACCAAGCACCACCAGACCTACGTCACTGGCCTCAACACCGCCATCGAAGGCACCGAGTGGGCTGAGTGGCCGGTGGAAAAACTGCTCGGCGCGGTCGGGCAACTGCCGGAAAACCTGCGTGGTGCGGTGACCAACCATGGCGGCGGGCACGCCAACCACAGCCTGTTCTGGACCGTGATGTCGCCGCACGGCGGGGGAGAGCCGCAGGGCGCTCTGGCGCAGGCCATCGACGCCCAACTGGGCGGCTTCGATGCCTTCAAGGAGGCCTTCACCAAGGCTGCGCTGACCCGCTTCGGCAGTGGCTGGGCCTGGCTCAGCGTGACCCCGCAGAAAACCCTGGTAGTGGAAAGCAGCGGCAACCAGGACAGCCCGCTGATGCACGGCAACACGCCAATCCTCGGCCTGGACGTGTGGGAGCATGCCTACTACCTGAAGTACCAGAACCGTCGTCCGGAATACATCGGTGCCTTCTACAACGTCATTGACTGGGCGGAAGTGGAGCGCCGCTACCTCGAAACCCTGAAGTGA
- the pmbA gene encoding metalloprotease PmbA translates to MSAVQSVGPKDLPALQEQVEAIIAEARRQGASACEVAVSLEQGLSTTVRQREVETVEFNRDQGFGITLYVGQRKGSASTSASGPEAIRETVAAALAIARHTSEDECSGLADAALMARDIPDLDLYHDWNLEPEKAIEMALACEAAAFDADPRILNADGTTLNTHQGCRVYGNSHGFIGGYASTRHSLSCVMIAEGDGQMQRDYWYDVNRQGNLLADPRSIGMRAAQRAASRLGARPVPTCEVPVLFSAELAGGLFGSFLSAISGGNLYRKSSFLEGTIGQRLFPTWLTLDERPHIPRALGSAAFDGDGLATYSKPFVDKGELVSYLLGTYSGRKLGLPSTANAGGVHNLFVSHGVEDQAALIRRMGRGLLVTELMGHGLNMVTGDYSRGAAGFWVENGEIQHAVQEVTIAGNMKDMFQQIVAIGSDLETRSNIHTGSVLIERMTVAGS, encoded by the coding sequence ATGAGTGCAGTCCAGAGCGTAGGTCCGAAGGACCTGCCAGCATTGCAGGAGCAGGTCGAGGCGATCATCGCCGAGGCGCGCCGCCAGGGGGCCAGCGCCTGCGAAGTGGCGGTGTCGCTGGAGCAGGGCCTGTCCACCACGGTACGTCAGCGAGAGGTCGAGACGGTCGAGTTCAACCGCGACCAGGGCTTTGGCATCACCCTCTATGTGGGCCAGCGCAAAGGCTCGGCCAGCACCTCGGCCAGTGGCCCGGAAGCGATCCGCGAAACCGTCGCCGCGGCCTTGGCGATTGCCAGGCATACCTCCGAGGACGAATGTTCCGGCCTGGCCGACGCAGCGTTGATGGCCCGCGATATCCCGGACCTGGACCTGTACCACGACTGGAACCTCGAGCCAGAGAAGGCCATCGAGATGGCCCTGGCCTGCGAAGCGGCGGCGTTCGACGCCGACCCGCGTATCCTCAATGCCGACGGTACCACCCTCAATACCCACCAGGGTTGCCGCGTGTATGGCAACAGCCATGGTTTCATCGGTGGCTACGCCTCGACCCGGCACAGCCTGAGCTGTGTGATGATCGCCGAAGGCGACGGCCAGATGCAGCGTGACTACTGGTACGACGTGAACCGGCAGGGCAACCTGCTGGCCGACCCGCGTAGCATCGGCATGCGCGCTGCCCAGCGTGCAGCCAGCCGTCTGGGGGCGCGGCCGGTGCCGACCTGCGAGGTGCCGGTGCTGTTCTCGGCCGAGCTGGCCGGTGGCCTGTTCGGCAGTTTCCTGTCGGCCATCTCCGGCGGCAACCTGTACCGCAAGTCGTCATTCCTGGAGGGGACCATCGGCCAGCGCCTGTTCCCCACCTGGCTGACCCTCGACGAGCGCCCGCACATTCCGCGGGCACTGGGCAGTGCCGCATTCGACGGCGATGGCCTGGCTACCTATTCCAAGCCGTTCGTCGACAAGGGTGAGCTGGTGTCGTACCTGCTGGGTACCTATTCCGGGCGCAAGCTGGGTTTGCCAAGCACGGCCAATGCCGGCGGCGTGCACAACCTGTTCGTCAGCCATGGGGTCGAAGACCAGGCGGCGCTGATCCGGCGCATGGGCCGAGGGCTGCTGGTGACCGAGTTGATGGGGCATGGCCTGAACATGGTGACGGGTGATTATTCCCGTGGCGCGGCGGGCTTCTGGGTCGAGAATGGCGAGATTCAGCACGCGGTGCAGGAAGTGACCATTGCCGGGAACATGAAGGACATGTTCCAGCAGATTGTCGCGATCGGCAGCGATCTTGAGACCCGCAGCAACATTCACACCGGTTCGGTGCTGATCGAGCGGATGACTGTGGCTGGTAGCTGA
- the tldD gene encoding metalloprotease TldD, translating to MSQMLSTVSEQLLAPGGLTLDSLQSVLGELAGPGIDAADLYFQGQISETWALEDGIVKEGSFNLDQGVGVRAQSGEKTGFAYSNAINLEALTSAARAARSISRAGQNGKVQAFRSQDVTALYPADNPLDVLSRAEKVELLKRVDAATRTLDPRIQQVSVSMAGVWERILIAAADGSLAADVRPLVRFNVSVIVEQNGRRERGGQGGGGRTDYRFFTEERVMGYAREALRQALVNLEAIPAPAGTLPVVLGSGWSGVLLHEAVGHGLEGDFNRKGSSAFSGRIGEKVASSLCTIVDDGTLEGRRGSLSVDDEGTPTECTTLIENGVLKGYMQDKLNARLMGMAVTGNGRRESYAHLPMPRMTNTYMRAGESDPQEIIASVKKGIYCANLGGGQVDITSGKFVFSTSEAYLIEDGKITAPVKGATLIGNGPEAMSRVSMVGNDLALDSGVGTCGKDGQSVPVGVGQPTLKLDAITVGGTGA from the coding sequence ATGAGCCAGATGTTATCCACCGTCAGCGAGCAGCTCCTGGCCCCAGGCGGCTTGACCCTGGACAGCCTGCAGAGCGTGCTGGGTGAGTTGGCCGGCCCCGGCATCGATGCCGCCGACCTGTATTTCCAGGGCCAGATCTCGGAAACCTGGGCGCTGGAAGACGGCATCGTCAAAGAGGGCAGTTTCAACCTCGACCAGGGCGTGGGCGTGCGTGCCCAGTCCGGTGAAAAGACCGGCTTTGCGTACAGCAACGCAATCAACCTCGAAGCGCTGACCTCGGCCGCCCGTGCCGCCCGTTCGATCTCGCGTGCCGGGCAGAACGGCAAGGTGCAGGCCTTCCGCAGCCAGGACGTGACTGCCCTTTATCCGGCGGACAACCCGCTGGATGTGCTCAGCCGTGCCGAAAAGGTCGAACTGCTCAAGCGTGTCGACGCCGCCACCCGCACCCTTGACCCGCGTATCCAGCAGGTCAGTGTGAGCATGGCCGGGGTATGGGAACGCATCCTGATCGCTGCGGCCGATGGCAGCCTGGCCGCCGACGTGCGCCCGCTGGTGCGCTTCAACGTCAGCGTAATCGTCGAGCAGAACGGCCGCCGCGAGCGTGGCGGGCAGGGCGGTGGCGGGCGTACCGACTACCGCTTCTTCACCGAAGAACGGGTCATGGGCTATGCCCGCGAAGCGCTGCGCCAGGCCCTGGTGAACCTGGAGGCGATCCCGGCACCGGCTGGTACCCTGCCGGTGGTGCTGGGTTCGGGCTGGTCGGGCGTGCTGCTGCACGAGGCTGTCGGCCATGGCCTGGAAGGTGACTTCAACCGCAAGGGCAGTTCGGCGTTCAGCGGCCGCATTGGCGAGAAGGTGGCGTCGAGCCTGTGCACCATTGTCGACGACGGCACCCTCGAAGGCCGCCGTGGCTCGCTGAGCGTGGATGACGAAGGCACCCCGACCGAGTGCACCACATTGATCGAGAACGGTGTGCTCAAGGGCTACATGCAGGACAAGCTGAATGCGCGCCTGATGGGCATGGCGGTGACCGGCAACGGCCGCCGCGAATCCTACGCGCACCTGCCGATGCCGCGCATGACCAACACCTACATGCGTGCGGGCGAAAGCGACCCGCAGGAAATCATCGCTTCGGTGAAGAAGGGTATCTACTGCGCCAACCTCGGCGGTGGCCAGGTGGACATTACCAGCGGCAAGTTCGTGTTCTCGACCAGTGAGGCCTACCTGATCGAAGACGGCAAGATTACCGCGCCGGTGAAGGGGGCGACCCTGATCGGCAACGGGCCGGAGGCGATGAGCCGGGTGTCGATGGTCGGTAACGACCTGGCGCTGGACAGCGGGGTAGGGACTTGCGGCAAGGACGGGCAGTCGGTGCCGGTGGGGGTCGGGCAGCCGACCTTGAAGCTGGATGCGATCACCGTGGGCGGTACAGGGGCGTGA
- the yjgA gene encoding ribosome biogenesis factor YjgA: MVDSNDDAFDGEKSKTQIKRELHALVELGERLTTLKADTLARLPLTDELRKALAEASKHTAHGARKRHMSFVGKLMRVQDLDAIHALLEQMDSSTRQYNERFHSLERWRDRLIDGNDEDLERFVNEYPDTDRQQLRSLVRHAQHEKARNKPPAAARKVFKYIRDLDELQRGLR; the protein is encoded by the coding sequence ATGGTTGATTCAAACGACGACGCCTTCGACGGCGAAAAAAGCAAAACCCAGATCAAGCGCGAGCTGCATGCGCTGGTCGAACTCGGCGAGCGCCTTACCACGCTCAAGGCCGATACCCTGGCTCGCCTGCCGTTGACCGACGAGCTGCGCAAGGCCCTGGCCGAAGCCAGCAAGCACACCGCTCACGGTGCCCGCAAACGCCACATGTCGTTTGTCGGCAAGCTGATGCGCGTGCAGGACCTGGATGCCATCCACGCTCTGCTCGAACAGATGGACAGCTCGACCCGCCAGTACAATGAGCGCTTCCACAGCCTGGAGCGCTGGCGCGACCGGTTGATCGACGGTAACGACGAAGACCTCGAACGCTTCGTCAACGAATACCCCGACACCGACCGCCAGCAGCTGCGCTCGCTGGTACGCCATGCCCAGCACGAGAAGGCCCGGAACAAGCCGCCTGCCGCCGCGCGCAAGGTGTTCAAGTACATCCGCGATCTCGACGAGCTGCAGCGCGGATTGCGCTGA
- a CDS encoding class II fumarate hydratase: protein MSDTRIERDSMGELQVPAQALYGAQTQRAVDNFPISGQRMPAQFIRALLLAKAAAAKANVELEQLSTAQGQAIVTAVEQLLAGDFIQHFPVDVFQTGSGTSSNMNANEVIATLASRVLGEAVNANDHVNCGQSSNDIIPTTIHVSAALALHEQLLPALAHLVQVIEAKSAQVHQYVKTGRTHLMDAMPVRMSQVLDGWAAQINGAKAHIEATLPSLQALAQGGTAVGTGINAHPQFAAGFARHLSGLTQVEFTPGQNLFALIGSQDTAVALSGQLKTAAVALMKIANDLRWMNSGPLAGLGEIELQGLQPGSSIMPGKVNPVIPEATAMVAAQVIGNDATIAIAGQSGNFELNVMLPVIARNLLESIELMANVSRLLADKAIASFKVNESKLKEALARNPILVTALNPIIGYLKAAEIAKTAYKQGRPIIDVALEHTDLSRDQLEALLDPEKLTAGGI from the coding sequence ATGAGTGATACCCGTATCGAGCGTGACAGCATGGGCGAACTGCAGGTGCCGGCCCAGGCCCTGTACGGTGCCCAGACCCAACGCGCGGTCGACAATTTCCCGATCAGCGGCCAGCGCATGCCGGCCCAGTTCATTCGTGCACTACTGCTGGCCAAGGCTGCCGCGGCCAAGGCCAACGTCGAACTGGAACAGTTGTCGACCGCGCAAGGCCAGGCCATCGTAACGGCAGTCGAGCAACTCTTGGCGGGTGACTTCATCCAGCATTTCCCGGTGGATGTGTTCCAGACAGGCTCCGGAACCAGCTCGAACATGAACGCCAACGAGGTGATCGCCACACTGGCCAGTCGCGTGCTGGGTGAGGCCGTCAACGCCAACGACCACGTCAACTGCGGCCAGAGCAGCAACGACATCATCCCGACCACGATTCACGTCAGCGCCGCCCTGGCCTTGCACGAGCAGCTACTGCCCGCCCTGGCGCACCTGGTACAGGTGATCGAGGCCAAGTCGGCACAGGTGCATCAGTACGTGAAGACTGGCCGCACCCACCTGATGGACGCCATGCCGGTGCGCATGAGCCAGGTGCTGGATGGCTGGGCGGCACAGATCAATGGCGCCAAGGCACACATCGAAGCGACCCTGCCTAGCCTGCAGGCGCTGGCCCAGGGTGGCACGGCCGTGGGTACCGGCATCAACGCCCACCCGCAATTCGCTGCTGGTTTCGCCCGCCACCTCAGCGGCCTGACCCAGGTCGAGTTCACCCCCGGGCAGAACCTGTTCGCCCTGATCGGCTCGCAGGACACCGCAGTGGCCCTGTCCGGCCAGCTCAAGACTGCCGCCGTGGCGTTGATGAAGATTGCCAACGACCTGCGCTGGATGAACTCTGGCCCGCTGGCCGGGCTGGGCGAAATCGAGCTGCAAGGCCTGCAGCCGGGCTCTTCTATCATGCCTGGCAAGGTCAACCCGGTGATTCCAGAGGCCACCGCCATGGTCGCCGCCCAAGTGATCGGCAATGACGCCACCATCGCCATCGCTGGCCAGTCCGGCAACTTCGAGCTGAACGTGATGCTGCCGGTGATCGCCCGCAACCTGCTGGAGAGCATCGAACTGATGGCCAACGTTAGCCGCCTGCTGGCCGACAAGGCCATCGCCAGTTTCAAGGTCAACGAAAGCAAGCTCAAGGAAGCCCTGGCACGCAACCCGATTCTGGTCACGGCGCTGAACCCGATCATCGGCTACCTCAAGGCCGCCGAAATCGCCAAGACCGCTTACAAGCAAGGCCGTCCGATCATCGACGTGGCGCTGGAACACACCGACCTGTCGCGTGACCAGCTGGAAGCGCTACTGGACCCGGAAAAACTCACCGCCGGTGGTATCTGA
- a CDS encoding HPr family phosphocarrier protein produces MPAREITIINKLGLHARAAAKFVGVAGRFPCQVRVGRAPDKLVDGKSIMAVMMLAAGKGTQVHLHTEGEQDDDAMAALVELINNYFDEGE; encoded by the coding sequence ATGCCCGCCCGTGAAATCACCATCATCAACAAGCTGGGTCTGCATGCCCGGGCGGCAGCCAAGTTCGTCGGCGTTGCCGGCCGCTTCCCCTGCCAGGTCAGGGTTGGCCGTGCGCCGGACAAGCTGGTGGATGGCAAGAGCATCATGGCGGTGATGATGCTGGCGGCCGGCAAAGGCACCCAGGTGCACCTGCATACCGAAGGCGAGCAGGACGACGATGCCATGGCAGCGCTGGTCGAACTGATCAACAATTATTTCGACGAAGGCGAATAA
- a CDS encoding FagA protein translates to MMFMKPVLRELPYLENWRWLSRRIRCALEPDEPRLIEHYLAEGRYLVCCTETSPWTVALTSFRLLLDTACDRMLPWHWRCLCLDQAWRPLLDLRNLDREAQSQRWQPYALQLANCRLLPSISPDELMQGFDDE, encoded by the coding sequence ATGATGTTCATGAAACCCGTCCTCCGCGAACTGCCCTACCTGGAAAACTGGCGCTGGCTCAGCCGACGCATCCGCTGTGCGCTCGAGCCCGACGAACCGCGCCTGATCGAGCATTACCTGGCTGAAGGCCGTTACCTGGTGTGCTGCACCGAGACTTCGCCATGGACGGTGGCGCTGACCTCCTTCCGCCTGCTGCTGGATACCGCCTGCGACCGCATGCTGCCCTGGCATTGGCGCTGCCTGTGCCTGGACCAGGCCTGGCGCCCATTGCTGGACCTGCGCAACCTCGACCGCGAGGCACAGAGCCAGCGCTGGCAGCCCTACGCCCTGCAGTTGGCCAATTGCCGCCTGCTGCCGTCGATTTCTCCCGATGAACTGATGCAAGGATTTGATGATGAGTGA
- a CDS encoding carbon-nitrogen hydrolase family protein: MKAAVIQMVSQDDVLANLQRAGALLEQAASGGARLAVLPENFAAMGRKDAAAIGRAEALGEGPILPWLKRTARDLKLWIVAGTLPLPPVGQPEAKAHACSLLIDEHGEVAARYDKLHLFDVDVADNRGRYRESDDYAHGAQVVVADTPVGRLGLSVCYDLRFPELYSALRAAGAELITAPAAFTAVTGAAHWEVLVRARAIETQCYLLAAAQGGTHPGPRETHGHAAIVDPWGRIVAEQAQGEAVLLAERDIDEQASIRARMPVVSHRRFFSQGALRPAHTSE; encoded by the coding sequence ATGAAGGCAGCTGTAATCCAGATGGTCAGCCAGGACGATGTGCTGGCCAACCTGCAGCGCGCCGGTGCCCTGTTGGAGCAGGCCGCCTCTGGCGGCGCACGGCTGGCGGTGCTGCCGGAAAACTTCGCTGCCATGGGCCGCAAGGACGCCGCTGCCATCGGCCGCGCCGAAGCGTTGGGCGAAGGGCCGATCCTGCCATGGTTGAAACGCACCGCCCGCGACCTCAAGTTATGGATTGTCGCCGGTACCTTGCCATTGCCACCGGTCGGCCAACCTGAAGCCAAGGCCCATGCCTGCTCGCTGCTGATCGACGAACACGGTGAGGTAGCGGCACGCTATGACAAGCTGCACCTGTTCGATGTGGACGTTGCCGACAATCGTGGCCGTTACCGCGAGTCCGACGACTATGCCCACGGCGCCCAGGTAGTGGTGGCTGATACGCCGGTGGGGCGGCTGGGGCTGAGCGTGTGCTACGACCTGCGCTTCCCCGAACTGTACAGCGCACTGCGCGCCGCCGGCGCGGAACTGATCACTGCGCCGGCCGCCTTCACTGCGGTAACGGGCGCGGCACATTGGGAAGTGCTTGTGCGCGCCCGTGCCATCGAGACCCAGTGCTACCTGCTGGCTGCGGCACAGGGCGGCACCCACCCGGGGCCACGGGAAACCCATGGCCATGCGGCGATCGTCGACCCCTGGGGGCGCATCGTCGCGGAACAGGCGCAAGGTGAAGCGGTGCTGCTCGCCGAGCGCGACATTGACGAACAAGCGTCCATCCGGGCGCGCATGCCGGTGGTATCGCACCGGCGCTTTTTCTCGCAGGGCGCGTTGCGGCCTGCGCATACCTCGGAGTGA